In one Lolium rigidum isolate FL_2022 chromosome 3, APGP_CSIRO_Lrig_0.1, whole genome shotgun sequence genomic region, the following are encoded:
- the LOC124697408 gene encoding BTB/POZ and MATH domain-containing protein 1-like gives MTTSDRISGDGHPTGSASSIIAGAVSGYHLLKIVGYSRTKEVPNAKCIDSCPFVAGGRTWHVSYYPNGDDSNTVDCVSLYLVLHDTLAKAETVKAQAKFSLVDQHGKPVPAYTKTTEIRDFSVGITSWGFDKFIEREALEKSEHLKDDSFTIKVDVTVMGECHAQEISSIVVPPSHMHRLFRDLLSSKTGIDVEFRVGGEMFSAHRLVLAAWSPVFRAQFYGPMKEGTTTEAICIDDMEAEVFKALLSFMYADALPDMKQEEEYAMTLNLLVAADRYDLERLKLLCEDKLCNHINTSSVSTILALAEQHHCHELKAACMEFLSSPVNLDEAMESEGFDVLAKSCPGVMKDLLRSQIVPSLLGKRKPRE, from the coding sequence ATGACGACCTCCGATCGTATCTCCGGCGACGGACACCCCACCGGATCCGCCTCCTCCATTATCGCCGGAGCCGTGAGCGGCTACCACTTGCTCAAGATCGTCGGCTACTCGCGCACCAAGGAGGTCCCTAATGCCAAGTGCATCGACTCTTGCCCGTTCGTGGCCGGAGGCCGCACATGGCATGTTAGTTACTATCCCAATGGGGACGACTCCAATACCGTGGATTGCGTATCCCTCTATCTCGTACTCCATGATACCCTTGCCAAAGCCGAGACAGTGAAGGCACAAGCCAAATTCAGCTTAGTCGACCAacatgggaagccggtgccggcctATACCAAGACTACCGAGATCAGAGACTTTTCCGTGGGTATTACCTCTTGGGGATTTGACAAGTTTATTGAAAGGGAGGCATTGGAGAAATCAGAGCATCTCAAGGACGATTCCTTCACTATCAAGGTCGATGTTACTGTCATGGGAGAGTGCCACGCGCAGGAGATCTCATCCATCGTGGTGCCACCGTCTCACATGCACCGGCTCTTCAGGGATCTCCTGTCGAGCAAGACAGGCATCGACGTTGAATTCCGAGTCGGCGGGGAGATGTTCTCGGCGCACCGATTAGTGCTCGCAGCATGGTCTCCAGTTTTCAGAGCACAGTTCTATGGCCCGATGAAGGAGGGAACCACCACAGAGGCCATATGCATAGATGACATGGAGGCAGAAGTGTTTAAGGCTCTGCTTTCCTTCATGTACGCGGATGCGTTGCCAGATATGAAGCAAGAAGAAGAATATGCCATGACTCTGAATTTGCTTGTTGCAGCAGACAGGTATGATTTGGAGAGGCTGAAGCTCCTTTGTGAAGATAAGTTGTGCAATCATATCAACACGAGCTCCGTGTCGACCATCTTGGCATTGGCGGAGCAGCACCACTGCCATGAGCTTAAGGCAGCATGCATGGAGTTCCTCAGCTCGCCGGTGAATCTGGATGAGGCCATGGAGTCTGAAGGTTTTGATGTTTTAGCCAAGAGCTGCCCAGGTGTTATGAAGGATCTCCTCAGGTCCCAGATTGTTCCTAGTTTACTTGGGAAAAGAAAGCCAAGGGAATGA
- the LOC124697410 gene encoding BTB/POZ and MATH domain-containing protein 2-like, translating to MSSLLFVWSSYPSLRIIINGFTSYVQTKNNQSLQALRCFLSSVQDTVYLEVCFNDSDIVLLLSAEVVIYKFPAIPAARAVPELWDCLLVTLPIACWNTEFAFLGFTDIHLPQTLAASPSPSHHRQPPARPIKPYTMPTSSLVACDGTPSGSASSIIAGAVSSYHLLKIVGYSRTKDVPNGKCILCSPFRVGGRTWSATLAEVEAVKAQVKFSLLDQHGKPVQAYTHTTKITDFSVAVGRSWGFEKFIKKEALEKSEHLKDDSFRVKVDVTIMSDFHTQEAPSILVPPSDMHRHFGDLLSSKAGVDVKFRVGGETFSAHRLVLAARSLVFRAQFFGLMKEGTTTEAISVDDVGAEVFSALLTFMYTDSLPGEMKHGEESAMAQHLLVAADKYGLERLKLICEDKLSSGINTSSVATILALADQHHCRGLKAACLEFLSLPTNLAEAMDSGGFEFLAKSCPGVLKDLLMSQVVPCLFGKRKSRA from the exons ACAAGTTATGTGCAAACCAAGAACAAT CAATCGTTGCAAGCATTGCGCTGCTTCCTAAGTTCAGTACAGGACACTGTTTATTTAGAAG TTTGTTTTAATGATTCTGACATTGTATTGTTATTGTCTGCTGAGGTAGTGATC TATAAGTTCCCTGCGATTCCAGCAGCTAGAGCTGTTCCTGAGCTCTGGGACTGTCTACTGGTCACTTTACCCATTGCTTGCTGGAATACTGAATTTG CGTTCCTTGGCTTCACTGATATACACCTCCCACAAACCCTCGCCGCCTCTCCCTCCCCGAGCCACCACCGCCAGCCACCAGCCCGACCAATCAAGCCGTACACCATGCCTACGTCCTCGCTTGTCGCCTGCGACGGTACCCCTTCCGGATCCGCTTCTTCCATCATTGCCGGCGCCGTGAGCAGCTACCACTTGCTCAAGATCGTTGGCTACTCCCGCACCAAGGATGTCCCCAATGGCAAGTGTATCCTCTGTTCCCCATTCCGGGTGGGAGGCCGCACATGGAGTGCAACCCTTGCTGAAGTCGAGGCCGTGAAGGCACAAGTTAAATTCAGTTTACTCGACCAACATGGGAAGCCGGTGCAAGCCTATACCCATACTACCAAGATCACAGACTTTTCTGTGGCCGTGGGCAGATCTTGGGGATTTGAGAAGTTTATCAAAAAGGAGGCATTGGAGAAATCAGAACATCTCAAGGACGATTCCTTCAGGGTCAAGGTCGATGTTACTatcatgagcgacttccatacgCAGGAGGCACCTTCCATTTTGGTGCCACCATCTGACATGCACCGGCACTTCGGGGATCTCTTGTCGAGCAAGGCGGGCGTCGATGTCAAATTCCGAGTTGGCGGGGAGACATTCTCGGCGCACCGATTGGTGCTCGCCGCGCGGTCTTTAGTTTTCAGAGCGCAGTTCTTTGGCCTGATGAAAGAGGGAACCACCACAGAGGCCATATCTGTAGACGATGTGGGGGCAGAAGTTTTCAGTGCTCTGCTCACTTTCATGTACACAGATTCATTGCCTGGGGAAATGAAGCATGGCGAAGAGTCTGCCATGGCTCAGCATTTGCTTGTTGCAGCAGACAAGTACGGTTTGGAGAGGCTGAAGCTCATTTGTGAAGATAAGTTGAGCAGTGGTATTAATACGAGCTCCGTGGCAACCATCTTGGCATTGGCCGACCAGCACCACTGCCGCGGGCTTAAGGCGGCATGCTTGGAGTTCCTCAGCTTGCCAACCAATCTGGCTGAGGCCATGGACTCTGGAGGTTTCGAGTTTTTAGCCAAGAGCTGCCCCGGTGTTTTGAAGGATCTCCTCATGTCCCAGGTTGTTCCTTGTTTATTTGGGAAAAGAAAATCAAGGGCCTGA